In a single window of the Olivibacter sp. SDN3 genome:
- a CDS encoding M1 family metallopeptidase — MRKRFFLLPALVAQLIALSCTTTQHVAMPPVTIHANAPQAFVYQESYPIKTAIRHTALDLSFDWEQAQVLGKATLTLQPHFYPQDTVVLDANGFEIHEIALMKSDQKKRLDFVYDGKKLRVALDRAYDRTEQIKIFIDYTAKPNDLEVGTDIASPDDRGLYFIEPDTAGTPRQLWTQGETECNSSWFPTMNNTMLKMTQEITLTVPDSMVTLSNGLLKTSVKNDNGTRTDTWLQEKQHAPYLTMIAAGNFEVFSENWKGKEVSYYMEPAYAPYAQMIFGKTPEMLDFFSQKLGVEYPWDKYAQIVVRNFVSGAMENTSASVFFDRMNMTPAEYKDETYEDIIAHELFHHWFGDLVTAESWANLPLNESFATYGEYLWLAHKYGLEEADMHALNDVLAYLAKKKNAALDVVRFDYADREQMFDEVSYQKGGRIIHMLRKTVGDEAFFTALNLYLTTHAYRSVEIHDLRLAFEQVTGEDLNWFFNQWFLASGHPELSIKTHYNDTTKEVIVDLAQNQNLEEMPLYRLPMQIDVYSPDKKVERRSVVLTKQNQTFRFPSAEHPTLINVDAEKYLLAYKEESKSLAEYRFQFFHAPLFMDRFEALEGVSEELDQPDAKTVISAALQDKAWVIRLMALGKLEKMAVDEQQQMYQQVCNMALEDDRSYVRASAVLLLRSIYQGFDNDEIFKQLADDDAPSVQHALTLPMA; from the coding sequence ATGCGTAAACGATTTTTTCTGTTACCAGCATTGGTAGCTCAGCTTATTGCCTTATCATGTACAACTACTCAGCATGTGGCGATGCCACCTGTCACGATTCACGCCAATGCTCCTCAAGCCTTCGTCTACCAGGAATCGTACCCTATTAAAACCGCAATAAGACATACGGCACTTGATCTCTCATTTGATTGGGAGCAAGCACAGGTGCTGGGAAAAGCAACCCTCACCTTACAGCCGCATTTCTATCCGCAGGATACAGTAGTATTAGATGCTAATGGTTTTGAAATCCATGAAATCGCGCTCATGAAAAGCGATCAGAAGAAACGGTTAGACTTTGTGTACGACGGCAAGAAACTGCGTGTAGCTTTAGATAGAGCATACGATAGAACAGAACAGATAAAAATATTTATTGACTATACGGCAAAGCCTAACGACTTAGAAGTAGGTACTGATATTGCTTCTCCTGACGACAGGGGGCTATATTTTATCGAGCCTGACACTGCTGGCACACCACGACAATTATGGACACAGGGAGAAACCGAGTGTAATTCAAGCTGGTTCCCCACAATGAATAACACCATGCTGAAAATGACGCAGGAGATTACACTGACGGTACCCGATAGCATGGTTACGCTTTCCAATGGCTTGTTGAAAACTTCAGTTAAAAATGATAATGGCACGCGAACAGATACCTGGTTGCAGGAGAAACAGCATGCACCGTATTTAACGATGATAGCCGCTGGAAATTTTGAAGTATTTAGCGAAAACTGGAAAGGTAAAGAAGTGAGCTACTACATGGAGCCTGCATACGCTCCGTACGCGCAGATGATCTTTGGAAAGACACCGGAAATGCTCGACTTTTTTTCACAAAAGCTGGGTGTAGAATACCCTTGGGATAAATATGCGCAAATTGTCGTGCGCAATTTCGTCAGCGGAGCAATGGAAAACACCAGCGCGTCGGTTTTTTTCGATCGCATGAACATGACACCTGCGGAATATAAAGACGAAACCTATGAAGATATCATTGCTCACGAACTATTCCATCACTGGTTTGGCGATTTGGTGACGGCAGAGTCTTGGGCAAACTTACCCTTGAATGAGTCTTTTGCAACGTACGGGGAATATTTATGGTTAGCACATAAGTATGGTTTGGAAGAAGCTGACATGCACGCGTTGAACGATGTGTTGGCTTATTTAGCTAAGAAGAAAAACGCTGCGCTAGATGTCGTGCGTTTTGATTATGCCGACAGGGAACAGATGTTCGATGAAGTGTCATATCAAAAAGGAGGACGAATTATACATATGCTTCGTAAAACGGTTGGAGATGAAGCTTTCTTCACAGCCCTGAATCTGTACCTAACTACACATGCTTACCGATCCGTTGAAATACACGACCTCCGCTTGGCTTTTGAGCAAGTAACCGGGGAAGATCTGAACTGGTTCTTCAACCAATGGTTCCTCGCTTCCGGTCATCCGGAGTTGAGCATAAAAACGCACTATAACGATACAACCAAAGAAGTGATTGTAGACTTGGCGCAAAATCAAAATCTAGAAGAAATGCCTCTCTATCGCTTGCCCATGCAGATAGATGTTTATTCTCCAGATAAAAAAGTTGAGCGCAGGTCAGTGGTATTAACCAAGCAAAATCAAACATTTCGCTTTCCTTCTGCCGAACACCCTACTTTGATTAATGTCGATGCCGAGAAGTATTTATTGGCCTATAAAGAGGAAAGTAAAAGTTTGGCCGAATATCGCTTTCAATTTTTTCATGCACCCTTGTTCATGGATCGCTTTGAAGCGCTCGAAGGGGTGTCTGAAGAGTTAGATCAACCGGATGCAAAGACAGTAATCTCAGCCGCTTTGCAAGACAAAGCGTGGGTCATTCGTTTAATGGCGCTCGGTAAACTCGAAAAAATGGCTGTGGATGAACAGCAACAAATGTATCAGCAGGTTTGTAATATGGCTTTGGAAGATGATCGCTCTTATGTACGGGCAAGTGCCGTTTTGTTACTTAGAAGTATATACCAGGGCTTTGACAACGATGAAATATTTAAACAGCTTGCTGATGACGATGCGCCAAGTGTACAGCATGCCCTTACGCTCCCCATGGCTTAA